Proteins from a genomic interval of Oncorhynchus clarkii lewisi isolate Uvic-CL-2024 chromosome 15, UVic_Ocla_1.0, whole genome shotgun sequence:
- the LOC139366792 gene encoding N-chimaerin-like, translating into MALNVFDHDEYRPPVWKSYLYQLQQEAPHPRRLTCTCEVDNRPKYYGREYHGMVSREEADQLLSVAEGSYLIRESQRQPGTYTLALRFGNQTKNFRLYHDGKHFVGEKRFESIHDLVTDGLITLYIETKAAEDIAKMTINPIYEHIGYTTLNKEPTLKKHLPVCTEVSDGPAPQGERVDEEKGVRNNLTLS; encoded by the exons ATGGCTCTAAATGTCTTTG ACCATGATGAATACAGACCACCAGTGTGGAAATCTTACC TGTATCAGCTCCAGCAGGAGGCACCACATCCACGGCGATTGACCTGCACCTGTGAG GTGGATAACCGGCCCAAGTACTATGGGAGAGA GTACCATGGGATGGTCTCCAGAGAGGAGGCTGACCAGCTGCTGAGTGTGGCAGAGGGCAGTTACCTCATCAGGGAGAGCCAGAGGCAGCCTGGGACCTACACACTGGCCCTACG CTTTGGAAATCAAACCAAGAACTTCCGCCTCTACCATGATGGGAAACACTTTGTCGGGGAGAAGCGCTTTGAGTCCATCCACGACCTTGTGACAGATGGGCTGATCACACTCTACATCGAGACCAAGGCAGCAGAGGACATCGCTAAGATGACCATTAACCCAATCTATGAGCACATTGGCTACACAACACTCAACAAGGAGCCCACGCTGAAGAAACACTTGCCCGTGTGCACGGAGGTTTCCGATGGGCCTGCTCCACAGGGAGAGCGGGTTGACGAGGAGAAAGGGGTAAGGAACAATCTCACACTGTCTTGA
- the LOC139366791 gene encoding ATP synthase F(0) complex subunit C1, mitochondrial-like, translated as MSGESTFFQVALRGFQTSAVSRDIDTAAKFIGARVATVGVAGSGAGIGTVFGSLIIGYARNPSLKQQLFSYAILGFVLSEAMGLFCLMVAFLILFAM; from the exons ATGTCAGGAGAG AGCACCTTTTTCCAGGTAGCACTGAGGGGTTTCCAGACTAGCGCTGTGAGCAGAGACATTGACACAGCAGCCAAGTTCATTGGCGCTAGAGTTGCCACAGTTGGAGTGGCCGGTTCTGGTGCTGGAATCGGGACTGTGTTCGGCAGCCTTATCATCGGATATGCAAG GAACCCCTCCCTAAAACAGCAGCTTTTCTCTTACGCTATCCTGGGATTTGTCCTCTCTGAAGCCATGGGTCTGTTCTGCTTGATGGTTGCTTTCCTGATCCTGTTTGCAATGTAA